In Halarcobacter bivalviorum, a genomic segment contains:
- a CDS encoding zeta toxin family protein, giving the protein MKEKDLINYAKTLLNNTLTLDEKTISELAYEEIKSKKALLEDVFLRNKNKDKKAFFIFGGYGSGKKEFASALNELYQIDFIEHTEIKKYCKYYNGSNSHLFDKASLEGVNILMDTVLNKRYSFILDGTFFEFIDSALEKNYDIEINFVYRPLDIAIKSIEILENTFYSGFISSINAVNTIKEKHSNVRVNFYDLHNDLILKNINSLDEVINKSEVMQNDIKFAKDFLLKNCDLAFRKLQEVINTDYPIKKIKLSDTMKKNLDKLGIKYSE; this is encoded by the coding sequence ATGAAAGAAAAAGATTTAATCAACTACGCAAAAACTTTACTAAATAATACTCTAACACTTGATGAAAAAACTATAAGTGAACTTGCATATGAAGAAATAAAATCTAAGAAAGCACTTTTAGAAGATGTCTTTCTTAGAAACAAAAATAAAGACAAGAAAGCATTTTTCATATTTGGTGGATATGGTTCAGGTAAAAAAGAGTTTGCAAGTGCATTAAATGAACTTTATCAAATTGATTTTATAGAGCATACAGAAATTAAAAAATATTGTAAATACTATAATGGTTCAAATTCACATTTATTTGATAAAGCAAGTTTAGAGGGTGTTAATATTCTTATGGATACTGTTTTAAATAAAAGGTACTCTTTTATTTTAGATGGTACTTTTTTTGAGTTTATAGATAGTGCGTTAGAAAAGAATTATGATATTGAAATAAATTTTGTATATAGACCTTTAGATATTGCAATAAAGAGTATAGAGATACTTGAAAACACTTTTTACAGTGGGTTCATAAGCTCTATAAATGCTGTAAATACAATAAAAGAAAAACACTCAAATGTAAGAGTAAATTTTTATGATCTTCATAATGATCTAATTTTGAAAAATATTAATAGTTTAGATGAAGTTATTAACAAGAGTGAAGTTATGCAAAATGATATTAAATTTGCAAAAGATTTTTTATTAAAAAATTGTGATTTGGCTTTTAGAAAGCTGCAAGAGGTAATAAATACAGATTATCCAATAAAGAAAATAAAGTTATCTGATACTATGAAAAAGAACTTAGATAAATTAGGGATAAAATATAGTGAGTAA
- a CDS encoding metallophosphoesterase, with protein sequence MKIDILSDLHIDFYFNPKEKIEDAQIKKLYEPIIKKDNREIGDVLIVPGDIGHYNHQNIKVLKYFKEHYYKYIICILGNHDYYLVCKDSKLQFKDSFARTEEMRLRINREDNLYCLDGNIIEIEGIKFGGCDSWYNDGYLKRKYPNENFPVKSTNQMWHNCMNDSNFILGIENFNDIFEIEKPKIEAVYKNCDVMITHINPSCKDENISERYQKNQTNTFFTFEGEEYLKNGSMKYWIFGHTHEELEYEEHNVKCICSPFGYPNESGFGVWVNIRQIEV encoded by the coding sequence ATGAAAATAGATATATTAAGTGATTTACATATAGATTTTTATTTTAATCCTAAGGAAAAAATAGAAGATGCACAAATAAAAAAACTATATGAACCTATTATTAAAAAAGATAATAGAGAAATAGGTGATGTTCTTATTGTTCCAGGAGATATAGGACACTATAATCATCAAAATATAAAAGTATTAAAATACTTTAAAGAACACTATTATAAATATATAATCTGTATTCTTGGAAACCATGATTATTATTTAGTTTGTAAAGATTCAAAACTTCAATTTAAAGATTCATTTGCAAGAACTGAAGAAATGAGATTAAGAATTAATAGAGAAGATAACTTATATTGTCTTGATGGAAATATAATAGAAATAGAGGGAATTAAATTTGGTGGTTGTGATTCTTGGTATAACGATGGTTATTTAAAGAGAAAATATCCTAATGAAAATTTTCCAGTTAAATCAACTAATCAAATGTGGCATAACTGTATGAATGATTCTAACTTTATATTAGGTATAGAAAATTTTAATGACATATTTGAAATTGAGAAACCTAAGATTGAAGCAGTTTATAAAAATTGTGATGTAATGATAACTCATATAAATCCATCATGCAAAGATGAAAACATAAGTGAAAGATATCAAAAGAATCAAACAAATACATTCTTTACTTTTGAAGGAGAAGAGTATTTAAAAAATGGTTCTATGAAATATTGGATATTTGGCCATACTCATGAAGAACTTGAGTATGAAGAACATAATGTTAAATGTATCTGTAGTCCATTTGGATATCCTAATGAAAGTGGATTTGGTGTATGGGTTAATATTAGACAAATAGAGGTTTAA
- a CDS encoding metallophosphoesterase: MNKEPIYIIGDVHGCYKSLLALIEQFPNKQNSKICFVGDLVDRGSNSKAVLDFVRDNNYDCVLGNHEKYFIEYSQYLEKRLSYFDIKSWFGKNGGKETINSYRVNGILDEAAHLDHAKWLQSLPLYLEYKDMKIKNRYLVVSHSHVFDKWKYKDYPKDSKEFMSFENTVLNSRFKNCDNLEIFNVYGHTPTQNPILEDYKASIDLGCCYKDIDANAKLCALEFPSMKIFIQENIEE; this comes from the coding sequence ATGAATAAAGAACCAATTTATATTATAGGTGATGTTCATGGCTGTTATAAAAGTTTATTAGCTTTAATAGAACAGTTTCCAAATAAACAAAACTCCAAAATTTGTTTTGTGGGTGATTTAGTTGATAGAGGATCTAATTCTAAAGCTGTACTAGATTTTGTAAGAGATAATAACTATGATTGCGTATTAGGAAATCATGAAAAATACTTTATTGAATACTCTCAATATTTAGAGAAAAGATTATCATATTTTGACATAAAAAGTTGGTTTGGTAAAAATGGTGGGAAAGAGACTATTAATTCATATAGAGTAAATGGGATATTAGATGAAGCAGCTCATTTAGATCATGCAAAATGGTTACAATCATTACCTTTATATCTTGAATACAAAGATATGAAAATTAAAAATAGATATCTGGTTGTTTCACACTCACATGTTTTTGATAAATGGAAATATAAAGATTATCCAAAAGATTCAAAAGAGTTTATGTCTTTTGAAAATACAGTTTTAAATTCAAGATTTAAAAATTGTGATAATTTAGAAATATTTAATGTTTATGGACATACTCCTACTCAAAATCCAATATTAGAAGATTATAAAGCTAGCATTGATTTAGGTTGCTGTTATAAAGATATAGATGCTAATGCTAAGCTATGTGCTTTAGAATTTCCAAGTATGAAGATTTTTATTCAAGAGAATATAGAAGAATAG